Below is a genomic region from Scyliorhinus canicula chromosome 2, sScyCan1.1, whole genome shotgun sequence.
CGAGATCTCATTTGTATTAAAGTTATTTTCAGCAGTTCAAGGAGAAATTTTCAGgcaaattaggaatgggcaataaatgctttgtCAACAGCTCCCCACATCCAAGAATGAATAGATAACTAAAATAAATAATGCTACCTTTTTTAAATTTATAGTCACTTAATCATTGACATGCAAGAAACCGGCAATGGGATCAAAGAGATGACAAATGGCGAATATGGGAATACCTACAAACTGTGCTTTACAGGTAAGCAAGGGAATTGTGGAACCCCAGAGAAAgcttaagtttttttttttttacccgcTATTTTTATTCTTTCTGATTTTCTTCCCTCCTTGCCGGaacatatgggccgggattcttcaaaatGGCGACTGTGTTGACGATGGCgtaaaaaccagagtgtttcacgccggcgtcaacgggcctcttggccctgCGATTCCATGGCCCACAGGAGCAGGGCCAGCATGGCGCAGGAGTGCTCCAcgtcactccagctgctgatacctgGCCCTGCACTGCaggctgcgggtctgcgcatgtgcgcttccgcgccggccctgtgCGACATAGCggacccacacagtgggccggcgtggaagaaggtaggccTCCCCAGATCGTGCCCacccaccaatcggtggcccccgatcgtgggtctgcccgtcgttgaggccccccctgcccggagactgatttccccccccaaaaaaagacgGCCACCACAGCCGCGACGCCGAGCtcctgctgggtggaaccatacgtgaaccgcGTTGGCGGAAATTCGGCCGGACGACCACGGCgatcgccgcaggggcctatttcaatggcctccgaccggcgccgcgtcgaccatGCGCGCGCGACTGCCGCTGAGTCTCTGGTCACCAGAGGTTTGCGTCCCGATGTCTGACTCGATTGtgggtctgatgccccattctccacccccacgccgAGCGTGATTGCGGCGCAGAGGCtctgagaatcctggccattgttCCAGACAATCCTCTGTGGCCATTCGTCATGTGTATACTTTTAGCAATGAGTATCAACAGGCTGTGGAGGGATCACAGTTAAGCCAATGCTCTCTTCATCTGACCACATGccatcccacccctcccaacacaTGTACACCTTCCAGTTACAGTGACTGGCTATCAGGGCAGGAATCTTAGCCaattatccccctcccccaccccaaacagtGCTTCTGTTTCATCCAGAAGGTTAGTATCGCCACTACAACTGAATGTCCTACAAACCTGCCAAGTGTCCCTCAGTTCGAATGGCACTTGCTCATTTCTGTTTAATAATATGAAGGATTATTTTGAACCCTTCAATGCCGATGTTTCCTTTCCCATAAGGATTCAATCACAAGAAACTTTTTTAGATGAGACATCAAGGTTAAATAGAATAACATTAACCTAATCCCAATTACCTGCTCTGGTTCTTcattatccctttattcccattccCATTTATTCCGTCTGTTTAATCTATGCTTAAATGTTGACATTGTTTCAATCACTAACCCCAGTAATCAATTCTACAGTCTCACAACCCAGTGTGCCAAAAGGTTTATTCTGCTTCAAGCCCAAAATGTTTATTCCCTTGCTTCCAACCAAGCGTCTAGTAGCTTCTGTGTTTGTTTACTTAcctctgagtccacacccaggcttaacgAATTCAGCATAGATCAGTTATCAGACTCTTATATCGTACATTGTAATGTAaatgtcgccatagtcccagatgttgatatgctgctctccccttttggggctgactgttggtgatttaacctcaggcaaGGCACAAAGTTGAGGAGGTGGGGCATTCATGaaaaacctcagccggtacaggaattgaacccacactgttggcatcACTCCGCATCACGAATCAGCCAATTGAGCTGACCGACCCCCAGTTGAACACTACACTTTGGCAGGTGGCATTGTACCATATTACCCACGATATCTGTCCTATAGCCTAGAATTCAAAATTGCACACCATACCCCAGCTGGGATCCTACTAAGGATTTATATAAAATCACCAATACACTTTGACTTCTATTATACCTGCAAAGGAACAAACTTAGATTTAAAAATCTTGACTGATTTAAAATTAAAACTAATGTCACAATGTGAAGGAGTTCATATTTATGAAAGCAAACATTTTCTTAATATAGATAAGATGAATAAATAGGGAACTGTAATCTCCCAATGTAGATAAGGAATGCAACTATGTTCAGGAAGGTACAGTAAGTTACCTTTTGTAGCAACTACAGTTCTGTGAATTTAGTTTCTATTGTTGGAAAAAGATTTTATGGAAATGCATGGGGTTTTGTTTTGAATCTTTCAATGGTGGTTAAAAGAGGGTCCATGGATTTCGGTCATGGATCTGCCATGATAttaatgaatggcagaataggGCCCAGGGGCTCTCCAATCTTCTCCCGTTctttcattcttttgttcctaaaATACAGGTTAGAAAAGTCTGAAGTTTGTCAGAAGTCAGAGAAAACAAATAATTTTAACAGTTGAAAAAAATCAGCATCGTCTCTCTaaatgttgcctcacagcaccaggtacccggattcaattccaaccttgggtgactacctgtgcggagtctgcatgttctctccatgtctacatgggtttctcccaggtcctccggtttctttccacagtccaaagataataTTCTTATCCACCTAACTTACATGTaacaaaattcaaggataagttggcacccctgatggtggggatgtttgaagaggcgatagtgaagggggtgttgccacaaagcctggggcaggcatcgatttcactgttgctaaaaaaaataaggatccaacggagtgtggatcgtataggcccatatcacttctgaatgtggacgcaaaagtattggcgaaggtactggtgggtaggctggaggagtgcctcccgaagatgataggtgaggatcagacggggttcgagagagggaggcagctttttttgaacattaggagggttttgaacgtcgttatggcaccggcggaagggaaggaaacaagaggtggttgtggcattggatcctgagaaggcgtttgaccgggtagaatgggggtacttgatggcagttctggagcggtttgggattggaccaagatttgtgaactggataAAGCTATTAtacaaggagccgaaggcgagtgtccgcacaaacaacatcagctcgagatactatTTTCTCCACCGTGgaacaagacagggatgtcctatgtccccccctgctgtttgcacttgcgattgaaccattggccatcacattaagacgttcaggagcatggaaaggagaataaaaatatatatttttaaaagttcgGTGGataagccatgttaaattgccactgTGTtccaaggttaggtgggattgggcggggcctgggtgggtgctctttcagagggtcactgcaggcttgatgggctgaatggtctccttcttatATTCTATATTGTATTTCAGAAACTAGAGCACACATGGGTTTTTGGGAAACCAAAAAATGTAAAATCCTATTGAAATCAATGTGAAAAATAAGTTTTGTTTATTAGGAAAGAGGATAAACCTTGCGTGAAAATCAATGTGAATTGGTTCAGCGAGGGAGGTGGCGGGCCCGGGTGGGGAAGGAGATTACAATCAGGAATATTGAAAACATAAACTTGGTGAAAtttgtttctttctctttctcctttGGGACAAGATTCCTGACAGCGGAGCTGAAATTGGCCGTCACTAAAATATTAGGGTCCAGGTGTCCTCCAGTGCCTCTATGTAATTCTTCTGTTATGATTCTAGTGTGACTAATCAACTGGCTAATTCACTGCTTTAACTTCTGATATACCAAGTTCGTAATGTTTGTTTTCGGGTGGGAACTGATGCTTGATAAGATTGCTTACTGAACAAGTCCAAAGAAAAGCCCAAGGAACAAGTGGAAAAAGATATAGTTTTTTTTAGGTATCTGCATCCTGGTCCCTTTCAGTTAATGTAAATGTTTACTTAGTAAGATAGCACGACGAGAAGGAACAGGGACATAAAACCATTTTAAAAGGAATGTCTAATTCCAATTGATATTAATAACCTTTTATATGTATACATCATATCAGATGTGAAAGTTATCAATAAGCTTGTGATATCAAgacttcactgtacttcagttttGGCACTGTGATTCAGTTTAATAAAGATTTAAATACATATTTGCTACCTTTTAAAAATGTGTCAATAGTAAAACTATTATCCTGTCTTTTAAAACGTAGCAAAAATGAAAACCGTATGTAATTTAGCACTGTGGCGCAAAACCACGATTTTACAGATTATCTATTTAGATAATGGGCCTGCAGGTTTGGGGAGCTCTGACTCTCCACTGAATAGTATGTGTTCCGTCAATCTCTCAACCAATTCTCAGTGAATGGAGATAATTATTTAATGTCTTTATTCTTCGGTTTAAAGGTGCTACTGTGATTGACTGGCTGGTGTCCAGAAATGTTGTCCAACTCCGTTCAGATGGTGTCACGATAGCCTCCCTCCTAACTGAAGATGATTTCATTATACCAGTTGGAGATAAAAGTACAAAAGCTACATGGAATATGGCTGGCACAGAAGTGTTCCTCGATGATTCTACAGCCCTTTATTGTTTTGTAAGTCACCAGTAGTGCACAGTATTGCTCTTTACCTTTTCGCCTTATTCATTTTCTCCTCTTCTGAAGGTGTTTATTCTTTACTGGACCATAGTTCCAGTACCACCATCCAAATTAGGATAGCCCTGGAGTCTCCTGGAGTGGGATGTGACTATCCAGGCATTGCTGCTAGCAACCTGAGAGAATTATGTCCTTTATCTCTTCTGCTATATTAAcattaccccaaccacccccccctcccccacccccccatggctCTGTGACATCAATGGCTGTCCTTACAGAACATCCTCCACCTCCATGACATCTCCCCTAGCCTGGCACAGGGCTCTGCTTAGGGTTTTTGTTTATACCATAATAAGCATCCTATCGTTATACTTTCTTTTTGCTTCTGGCCAACTGAGGGGATGGCGAGCATCAAGGTAATGTTACTGAACTAGTTATCTAGAGGCCTGGGCTAATGCTCCAGaggcacgggttcaaatcccaccacagcaacttGGGGAATTTAATTCAATTATTGTAATAAATAAATAGGGAATAAAATATGTCACATTATTGATGATTACAAAAATACCAGATTGTCTTTAAAAACCCAGCAACTTCACGAACATCCTTCAGGAggggaaaatctgccatccttacctggtcggcctacatgtgattccagacccacagcaatgtggttgactcttaactgccccctgaaatagcCGAGCAAACCGCTACGTTCAGACAatagggaagggcaacaaatgctggcctcgccagcgaaaCCCAagacccgtaaattaattttttaaaaacatattcatagtaaaagcaaaatactgcagatgctgggaatctgaaataaaaacagagtgctggcagcatttgtggagtgaGAAGAGTTAATGCAACTCCTTCTGACTTATTCGGAACTGGCAGCAGAATGATATTCATAATTAGACTCGTAGAACTGTTATGGCACAGAAAGTGGCATCCAGCTTGACGTGCCTGTGCCGGTGAAAAAGAAACAATGAGAAACTAGCTGCCCATTCTATTCCCACCTTCCAACAACTTGTCCATGGCTTTGTAGATTACAGCAAACTTTAGGTGCAGATCCAGGCACCTTTTTTTAAACGAGTTGAgagtttctgcctcaaccaccaaaccagacagcaaattccagactctcactactgtctgggtgaagaggtttttcctcctgtcccctctaatccttccaccaatgaccTTCAGTatgtgccccctggtaattggccTCTCTACTAGAGGAAACAGGGCATTCCTGTCTAAGTATGGCAGGATCGACGGTGGTGTGCAGTCGCTTCTAATAATCCCAAAAGTTTTGTTTCTGCTTTACTTCCCAAAACTTTGctaatttttttgttgttgatcttTGATTTGGAATTGTGGGTTCCAAGTTAATCTTAATGAATGTAAATTATTGAACCTGGTGATGTGGAGAAGaacatcttgatgtgtctgtgtggtgtttgtgcagATGGAGATCGTTAAATCATacagagaaggccattcggcccaatgtacCTGTGACAACTCTTTGAAAGAATTATCACTCAGCCACAGTCCTTTACTCACcttgccctgcccctccccacagaaggtttttaaaaaaaaacttatatccaactatttttttaaactgtcaaTAGAATCTGCCCccaccaacctttcaggcagcacattccagtttACAACCTGCTGTATAAAATAAATGTCTCCTCACTTTCGCCTCttgctcttttgccaattattttaaagctTTAACCTTTGGCTGCTGATGGAAACAACTTATCCTTGTATTATATTTTTGAAAATCTGGTAGACACATTGTCACAGCAAATTGTTGTCTAAAGCAAATGTACCAGTGATTGCACCAACAGAGTTCAACAGCACAATACTTGACACCTGCTTCATGTCGTTGTTAACCCCCCACCTGCCCCATTAGGTGCTGACGTCACGTTGGGCCTCCTAAAGAGGAAACCAGTGATATTTTAAAACACCCGTCCCAGTCATGAGGGTGGAGGCTGAAGGACGGGAAGCTATAAGTTAACTCGTGCATTCTGTATTTTCTGTAGGCAAAAAATGAGAGGAAGACTGACAATTCAAATGACGATATAGAAATACCTCTCATAGAACTGAGTGGCAAGATTGTGAAGCAAGGGTTTTTGATGAAGCAGGTAATCTGGGTCCTAATCTTTGCAATTCATTTAACTTGAAATGTGAATATTCTGTAATTAATTTAATTATGCTGAGCCCTGTGTTGGAAGAACAACAAAAAAGCTGCtttacaattgtttacaatttatgcctacactacatggactgcagtggttcaagaagatggctcaccattaccttctcaagggcaattggggatgggcaataaatggaggCCTAGCCAAATCctacaaatgaatttttaaaatatattgattGATgtagtttttcacagtaacttcattgcagtgttaatgttagcctacttgtgacaataataaagatttattattatttaatgatgcagcatggtagcatagtggttagcacaattgctccagggtcccaggttcaattcccggcttgggtcactggctgtgcggagtctgcacgttcttcccgtgtgtgcgtgggtttcctccgggtgctccggtttcctcgcacagtccaaagatgtgcaggggaggtggattggccatgataaattgctcttggtgtccaaaattgcccttagggttgggtggggttactgggttatggggatagggtggagatgtgggcctaggtagggtgctctttccaagagctggtgcagactcgatgggccgaatggccttcttctgtactgtaaattctataaagtgAATTTGTTAACAGGAGTATGACGGGCCTGAATGGATAGTGTTCAAGATCTGGCCTGTGCCAAGTTATCTGCCTCAAGGAAAGGTTGACCTGATGGAAAGTGTGACTGTGTAGATGTCAGTTAAAGGATCAGGTCTGGTTGTACAACCTCGTCATATATGACGAATGGCGGTTTGAACTCTGTACGAGAGATAAACGGACACCCTGGTATAATTTCCCAGCAATTCAGTGGCAGTAGTTTAATTTTGGGTGATGACGTAAATTGGCAAATCAGCTGCCCCTgtatctcccctgctcttcatttCAAATGACATTAGTTCAAACAATAATTGGGAGGGTTTTATATGGGGGTTCTAATCCGATTTTGTCCAGTATACACGATTGTCCCACTGTCTTCATAGCTGGGAAAGGAAACTAAATTGGAACATGGGGTGTGGACGGGGGAGTCAGAAGGGGAAATAAAGGGCCGGGGGTATTTAGGTATTGATGCCAAATAgggttgccaggttggcacttgcTGGAAGTGCACGCACTATCTTGCTGGAGGCCGCCTCTTTATTGGCTACCTCTGCATTCACTATCCTATTAGAGAAGCCGGATGGGATCTCAACACTGCCAGTCCAATCAGAGAGCCAGCAGCTGTGGAGCCTCGGCAGCCACATGAGTAGAGGTGAGCCCTGCTGAGGCAGGGCAGGGATTGCGAGGGTGTCTCAACACGGTGGTTTATTTTGGGCCTTGGGTGTGGCCTTCCATGTCGTCGGCCCCCTCTTTGGGGTAAGGATCTTCCAGCTCTGATGCCCCACCCCAACCTGCTGTAGGCGACTGACTTTTTTTtcctaaatttagattacccaattatttttttccaattaaggggcaatttagtgtggccaatccacctactcagcaTATTTTtcggttatgggggcgaaacccacgcagacatggagagaatgtgcaaactccacacggacagtgacccagagccgggatcagacctgggatctcagcgccgtgaggcagctgtgctaaccactaggccaccgtgctgccctcaacaggGGACTGACTTGAATGTGATGTCAACTCCTGCATATGGCTGGGAGTGGCCAGTGTGCAGTCAGCAAAATACCACTGGGTGGGGCCTCAAAGTTACCCCATAATTGAGGCCTTAATCATCATAATTGGCTTCCTAGTTCTGTGGTGCAGGAGCCAATTATGTTCCCTAACTTCCCAGGTGGTGGGAAAAGTTTGGAGCGTCATCCAGGTGCTCCTGCCCATTATTATCCCAGCCTACTCACCTCATGGGACCacaaaaatccagcccaaagtttgCAAATAGTAGATTTGGCTTTTTTATTTTGTCAGAAAAAAACAAATTCATCACTTCAAAACTTTGGCCTGGATTTTCCATCTTGTTTATGTAGATTGGAACTAAAGGGAATGGTGACGGATTTGTGCACATTTTCACTTATTACCATTGCACTGGCTATTTTGAGAACTAATTATATGTTCTTTTCCATAATTGTTAACACAATTATTCATAAGGCTGCTTTGAATATACTCATGGTCCAATGGTATTGTGAATGAGCTAGCTCACTTTAGAACATAGGCCAGTTTTTCCAGTTGTTGTGTAAGTGAATTTTTGTCAATGTATTATGAAGTCAAATATTATCATGAaacactgaacatagaacagtacagcacagaacaggcccttcagccctcgatgttgtgccgagcaaatgatcaccctactcaaacccacgtatccaccctatacccgtaacccattgAAGAGTCAGTGTTTCTGCCAGACTAAATGGTTTTATATTCCATGTTGTAAAATACTGCCCAGCTTTGGCCTGTATTGTGCTCAAGACCAATTTAATGTATCATAGTGCATTCTAAGAGCTGCTTTACAATGCGAGAAGCCCAGAGACTCTGCTGAATGTCAATTTCCATGTAAATGTTTAGGAAAATATTATCTTTGTGAAACTTTAATCTTTCTGAATTCCGAGATCCTAAACATGGTGAATTTTGTTTTGCGATCAGGGGCACAAAAGGAAGAATTGGAAAGTGAGAAGATTTGTTCTGAGGTCCGAGCCTTCACACTTGCACTACTATGATCCCTGCAAGGTTGGTGTTGTCCATTTCAACTTCAGTTTTATGTGTGAATGTGTCtattgcttttattttctgccaTGCTGCTTCAAGATCAGTCGCTGGAGGGGTTCTCGTAGCAGAGTGAGGTGGAGGGGTTCTCGTAGCAGAGTGAGGTATCTGCCTCGACTCCTCTccaaaaaagcaaaatattgtggatgttagaaatctgaaataaaacaaaaaaaaattgccGATAATGCTCAGCAAGTCAAGCCATCAGAGTTCTGATGAAAGTTcatttgacctgaaatgttaattctgtttctctctccaccgatgctgcctgacctgcggaGTActtccatcattttttttttttttgttaatgctCTGATACCTTTTTACTAATTAAGTCTGAAGTGTTTAGCACATATCCTGATCTCAACCACATCTAAATTACTCAAGCTGGTTTAATGGGTCTGTTAAAAATAGTAAACAAAGGAATATCATGTGAACATTTTCTCATGAACACTGAAATATAGTCAAAAGGCATCCTCCAGCCTGAATTGACTGTGTATTGTATATTTATAATATTTAAAGCTGTCACACAGCTGTAGCTCACTGGGTAACATTCGttcctctgaatcagaaggttctgTATTAATGGGCCAATGCAGAGACTTGAACACAGATCTAAACTGACACTCCAGTACTGcatctgagggagtgccacactatgGAGGTAATGTCTTTGGGGGTTCAAAGTTATGAGGCTACTCCCACCTTCTTTACTAGATAGGTCTTACCTAATGCCTCATAAGGAGGCTGATCTTGGATCTCTAGTCTCTCACTTAAAATCCTTTCCACCGCTTCTCGTGATGAACTGTGATACCTTATCTCATGTAAAAGACATGTTGTAAGAGCAAAACAAAGTCCATTGTGGCATGGAAGATGACACCTACAAGTATTTAGCATTTGTTGGCACAATGGTGGTGCAGTGTGAACTGCAGGAAAAAGGCGAAAGCAGAGAGACACCCTGCATCGGCCATCCACTGCAAGGTTGATAGCTTGGGTCCTCTTTGACTATGGGATCATGCAAAACCAGCCAAGAGAGATGGGGAAGCAGAATGCACTCTGCTGTAATCAAATTCCTCAGTGTAAGTTTAGCTGTGAAGTGTGGCCCATAGAAAGACAAAAATATGGAATATTCAAAATAAAGATTCCTGTTTAAGTTGCAGTTAGTCTGCGCTGCTGGCATGTCTAACATTTCCAAACATTTATTTTGAGTAAATCATGAATGTGTTTTTCTCAACTGACCTGAAATAACTGCTTTGCATTATTAGGAAAAAAATAATCAGCCTGTTGGTGGGTTGTCACTTCGCGGCTGCTTGGTTTCTGCTTTGGAAGACAATGGAATCGCACCAGGTGAGACTTGATTTCCCAATATTAGAACAGGTGAAGATAGAGGGATTAGTTAAGCAAATTAACCAGTGAAATGTTGGGCAACATTCATGAGACGCTTAAAGTACAATAATATGAATGTGGCGATTacaggttttgtgtgggcggggaaaaccccgagagtaaagagggcactcctggaacggggtcGCGGAGAGGGCAGCCTGGCCCTCCTGagctttattaattattactggtcGGCCAACATATTGATGGAcaagaagtgggtagtgggggaggggtcggcctgGGACGAGTGGAAACGGCATCCTgcaagggtacgagtttggaagCTTTACTAACAACGCCCTTGCCGTTCTCGCGGCTTggtactctacaagccctgtggtggtggcaaccctaagggtgtgggggcaatggaggcagcatatgggaTTGGAGTGGTCAGTGTGGTCTCTGatttgtaacaatcaccggtttgtcctgggcaggctggatgggggcttcaggaggtggcagcag
It encodes:
- the plek2 gene encoding pleckstrin-2 isoform X1, which gives rise to MQGETAVSREGFLVKRGHIVHNWKVRWFILSKDKIHYYKIEGGKKEARPRRTISLEGCTLHCPCMEYANRPLLIKLKAKNSVEHFLEASSREHRDSWAADIEKTIRASNPDRQEQPNSPAVLFDIPANVCLSHLIIDMQETGNGIKEMTNGEYGNTYKLCFTGATVIDWLVSRNVVQLRSDGVTIASLLTEDDFIIPVGDKSTKATWNMAGTEVFLDDSTALYCFAKNERKTDNSNDDIEIPLIELSGKIVKQGFLMKQGHKRKNWKVRRFVLRSEPSHLHYYDPCKEKNNQPVGGLSLRGCLVSALEDNGIAPGIKGNVQGNLFKIITTNDVHYYIQAGSRAERSEWIQAIKQLA
- the plek2 gene encoding pleckstrin-2 isoform X2; its protein translation is MEYANRPLLIKLKAKNSVEHFLEASSREHRDSWAADIEKTIRASNPDRQEQPNSPAVLFDIPANVCLSHLIIDMQETGNGIKEMTNGEYGNTYKLCFTGATVIDWLVSRNVVQLRSDGVTIASLLTEDDFIIPVGDKSTKATWNMAGTEVFLDDSTALYCFAKNERKTDNSNDDIEIPLIELSGKIVKQGFLMKQGHKRKNWKVRRFVLRSEPSHLHYYDPCKEKNNQPVGGLSLRGCLVSALEDNGIAPGIKGNVQGNLFKIITTNDVHYYIQAGSRAERSEWIQAIKQLA